From the Sphingobacteruim zhuxiongii genome, the window TTTATATACTATTTCTACTACTTCCTATTACTGCCTCCTCACAAGACTATGCACAAGATATTGCAAGCTATCGAAAACAGAAAGATGAGGCTTATTTGAAGAATGAGTATGGTCCTTTAAAAGCGGATCAACTATCTTTATTATCCTATTACCCTGCCAATAAGCAATTTATTACACAAGCGAAGGTAGAGTTGTTGGCCGATGAACCGAGCTTTAGAATGCCAACTTATGATGGTACTTCAAATGAATATAAGCGTTATGCCCTTCTACATTTTAGCTTGTTCGGTCGTAACTACACGCTTACAGCTTATCAAAGTATAGCTTTGTTTCAAACATTGACCTATAAGGATCATTTATTTGTACCCTTCATGGACGAAAGTAATGGAAATAGCACCTATGAGGGTGGTCGCTATCTAGACCTTAGCATCAACCAAATAAAAAACAATAGTATTGAAATAGATTTTAACAAGGCGTACAACCCCTACTGTGCATATAGTAATGGATATCGTTGTCCGCAGCCACCAAAAGATAATATATTACCCGTTTTAATTGAAGCCGGGGAGAAAAAGTATAAAGGACCTAAAAACGAAAGAAAAGTGAATATATCCGCTGCAAAAAACTTTAGCGATACCGAGCAAAAACTAATCAATGCTGCAGATGAAGAAACATTAATGCATGTGTACTTAATCAGCGATGAGAAGGAACTAGCGGTATTACGCAAGCCTTCCGAAGACCTGAAATTTGACGACCCTTTGATTGACAAGTTAGCCTCAAGAATGTTCAAAACGGTACAAGATCCGCAACATAAAGGTGTTGGTATAGCTGGTCCGCAAGTGGGAATTAACAAAAATGTGATTTGGGTACAACGTTTTGATAAAACAAACGAACCGTTTGAATTTTATATTAATCCGAAAATCATTTGGCGTTCGAAATTGATTCGAGTTGGCGCGGAAGGATGCTTATCTATTCCTGATCGGAAAGAAGATGTGAAGCGTAGTTATGCTATTCGTTTACAATATGTAGATCGAAAAGGAAATATCATCGAGGAAAACATTGAGGGCTTCACCGCTGTAATTTTCCAACATGAGGTGGATCATTTATATGGCATCCTTTATCCAGACCGCCTAGAGGAGCAAGAAAACAAAGAAGTTGTCCCATTAAATGAACGCATCAATTTTCAAATCGAAAAAGGAACGATCATCCCTTAGTGTGACTGGGAAATCAGAATTCGGACCGATTCCTTAAATGACTAGAAAAGTATTGATCGGTTTTTTCCACTTTTCTTTAGTAGAATAGTTAATCGTTCAGGTACAAGGATTAACAGATAAACAGAAATCCCATCTTCAGGAACAAATAATAATAAAGAAGCCCGACATCAATAGATATCGGGCTTCTTTATTATTAAAAACGACTAAAAGCTAGCGGTCACATCAAATTCACCCATGACGACGTAGTTTTTTGGTCCTCTAATCTGTTTTATCATAAAGTAGCGATATGCTCTTGACCCACTTAAAGGATAAACTTGTTCAGCATTGCTCAAACGATTAAAAGAATAATTTCCTAAGTCGACGAAATTGACATTATCATCGCTCCCTAAAAATTGTACTTCGTCAGGCCCTTCTTCATTGGTTGGCGTTTGTCTCCATAAGCTAACCGAACTTATTGTTCGTTGCACTCCAAAATCGACTGTGAAAAAATGTGGATAAACATGTGGCGATAGGGTTCCCCATCGTGTCGCTGGATTTCCGTCGATCATTTTAGCTGGAGTATCCGTGTTATAATAACTTGAATATCCGACAATTTTCCATTCTAGCTTATTCAATTTTTTCACATCGAATGTTTCATCAGAACTCACAATAGCTTTATATGCAGTTTCAGGCATATAATGTGTTCTCATCTTATAGGAAGTCCCTAATTTGAAATCATCCAATTGTATGGAATTAACGTCCGCATTAATCGTTACAGTCTTGATTTGGTTTGCCGTGGTGCTATACTCGATTTCAGATTTTACAATATCGCTTGTCGCATTTAAGGGATCAAACGATAATGAAACTGTATTATCGATATTGACCTTAGTAGATGCCCTCCTGTTCAGTAGCGAAGCTTTGTAACGCTCTCCATGCACCGCTCCTGAAACCTCAACAGGCACGGAAACATGGCCTGCCTCATCGAAAGTTTTGATAATAAATGTATAGTAGTTCTCTTCCAAATTTTTGATCGTGTGCGCGATCAGAGTTTGATCCGCTGGCATCGACACATCGACAGAATCTGTATAATAATTCCAATAAATCCTCGCTTTGACAACTTTTGGATCCGAACCTCTGTTCCATGTCAATTGCGCTTCATTTAACCCAGATTTGACCTCTGCTGACAGAACCTTACCCGGATAGATGATCCCACTAGGAACCACATATTCTTTATAAGTACTGTCCATTTTTTTGCAGGATGCCACAGCCAATAGTCCAAAGCAGCCCAATAATATCTGATTAATAATCTTCATAATTTTGTAGTGTTATGGCCTTAAAACTCTCCCCAAAATGACAACTCCGAAATCGTTACTTGATTTGCTCCAAGCAACCATGTTTCGGTTGTTTTAAACCTTACGTACCGAAATGCTGGCGGTGTATCTTGCATTTCAAAATCCTCTCCGTTCGTATATCCATAGGCAATATCTTCTGCAGTTAGGGTACCAACAGCTGTACCCGACGGTTTAAAGGACTTAAAGGTTCCAATTAGCTGCCAGCCATCCCAACTTCCATCTCTTGCAGGTTGATTGCTTCCCCAAAGTTCAAAGGCTTTTACACACGAATAATTATAGGTGAAATTTTGAACCCGTTGATGGGCCTTCATCCGGCTTAAGACCACAGGGATTTTTAAGTCAACGGTAAACCATTGTGGCATTGACGTGTTGTTTCTCGAAGCATAAATCGCCCCACTTGCCACACCATCCCACATATTACTTAAGGCATAAGTTCCAGAAAGCGCGGGTTGATCTGTTGGCAACTCATAGCTTGCGAAAGGTTTAGGAACAAATTTCTCGAACAATGGTGTGAGGTCTTTTACAACAGCTAATGATTTATTTCCCCAACGATCCCGGAGGTAAACCGAGAACTTCATCTCTTTGCTGGATAATCCTCTTACGGTAAATGCTCCTGAATCTACGGCGGTATAGAATGTTTGCAGCGGTCGCAATACACCTTTGCCAGACGTATCCGCGTCAATAACGATGGCTAGGTTAGCTTTCAATTTATTTTTTATCCTTACGCGGACTCCCCCAAAAGCAGTTTCAATACTGAGGTCATCGTAAGCCAAGGTGACTGGTGGATTTAGAGGCTTCACTTTAACCAGTACAGGTTCAGAAACCTTTTCATTTCGCCCAACACTGAATACTTTTACTTCCTTTTCTTCCGTATTGCCAAATCCTTCCAGTCGTAAGGTGTCCGAATAAATGGAGGATTTGCTCTCTTTTAATACGCCCGGCGTAATTTCATACACTGCTTTGACGTAGGCTAAATTCACATCCTTGCCCAATTTATATTTCAAAACAGCACCTCCCGGTGTATTTTCAACTACTACATTAGTCACCTGTGCTGGTGCCCCTCCATTAGTGTCAATAAAGTCTATTCGAGGTTCCTCTTCGCAGCTCTGAATAGATAGGTAGAGCATACCGAGTATTATTAATCTAACAATATTTTTCATAACACGATTATTAGTGTGTACCATTACCAACCTAGGTTTTGCACCAGGTTTTTATTACTTAACAAATTGGCATCTCTGATTGGAAAGAAGTAATCTTTCATGGAGAATTTTTGGGAGTAGATCAGTTGCTTCCTGTAATATTCCGTTACCGTTTGTCCAAAGACATTCCAGCCTTCTATAGGTTTAGCAAGCTCATCCGAAGCCGTCTTCCAGCGTTTCAGATCCCAGAAACGAACACCTTCAAATGCGGTCTCGATTAACGTTTCGCGACGAATAATGTCACGCATACCAGACTGGGTTGTGTATTTTTTATTTGTAGCAAAATTATCCCAAGCCTCTCTAATTGATGGTAAACCTGCCCGTTCACGAACAATATTTACATTTTGGTGAACTTCCTCGGTAGGACCTACCTGCTCATTTAATGCTTCCGCATACATCAAATAAAGATGTGGTAAACGAATTAACGGCCATGGATAATTGACGGTCGAATAACCTCCGTTATTTGCCTGCGTACTTTGGTAGTGCACAAATTTCTTCACATAATACCCTGTAATGGACCCGAAGCTTCCTTTTTTACCGTTTTTTTGCCCTAGCTTTCCTTCCAGAAAGTAGATTCCCGAAGGAACTTCATCGTTATAGTAACCGTGTCCATACCATACCCCTCCATCAAATCCAAGAGATGCATAGAAACGAGGTTCTCTATCAAAATTGCTTTCTGCAGTTTCATAGTTCAAGCGAATAAGACGCTGATCGGCAAGCCCTCCAACTTTCGTTACCGCACTTGGCGCCCATGTTTTATCCTCATTTAATGGGACCCCATTTTTCGTGTAAAACATATCGACTATTTTCAGTGGGACAGCCAATTCGTAGGTCACATTGGGATTATCTAGGTAGGTTGTCAAATTTGGCGTTGCCCACAGTTGTAAATTACTCGCTATACTTTGCGTGTTTGCCCATACGATCTCTGAATTCCATCGCTCTGTAAAAGCATTTCTCAATTTCATTTGCAATTTCATCTGATCCGATATATTGCTAGTTGCCGCCCCTGGAATAAATTCATACAATTTAATTCCCGCTTCATGGCACTGATCAATAGCTTCTTTGCAAGCGTCTGCTGCGAGTTTCCATTTTTGTGGGTCGTAGGTTTGATTGAACAACTGCAAACCATCGTTGTTCTTTAGCGCCGCCTGATCTTTGTTCCCATTGAAAAGAGGACTTGCCGCCGTTAATAAGACCTTTGCTTTAAGGGAGTATACAATTGGTTTTGTAATGCGTCCCATCATGCGAATCGGGTCCGTTATTGTTGGCTGCAAATCGTCCTTTACTTCATCTAACAATTCAGTAATATATTGAAAGCAGCTATCGACTGGGGCTCTAGAAATCTGCACATCGGCAACATTTATGTCTACTGGCAAGTTCACTTTGACCAATGGAATTGGACCATACATACGAACCAAATAGAAATGGTAGTAAGCCTTCAAAAATTTGACTTCTGCAACCCACTCCTTTTTTTCCTCTTCGGTCATATCTTTCACCTGGACAATGTTCTCAAGGAATATATTGCAATCACGCAATCCTTTGTATAGATTAACCCACAATGCCTCCCCTGCAGGATTAACAGTTGTTTGACGACCGTTGGCAATGTTAAACATGGTATGGCTAAATCGATAACTCCCAGACAGATCATTCGTCCATATTTCATCGCCGGCTAACATTGCAGGATCTGTAGCCATTCCACCGTCAGTTGGCATGTAGGAATAACAGGTATATAAATACTTTTCGGCCTCCGATCGCATAGCAAATGCATGATCTAATGTGGGAATATTATCAGGTATAATATCCAGATAACGCTTACAGGAACCGAGTGTTATGGTTATAAAGACAATAATGACTGTTAGCCACTTTTTGCAAAAATTATGAAATTTCATTTTCAATCTAATTAAAAGGTTAAATTAAGACCAACATTAAAGACTCTTTGCAAAGGATATCCTAAACCATTTCCAGCCATTTCGACATCCCAAATTTTGAAATTGCTAAACATCAAGAGGTTCGATCCATTGACGTAAAGACGGAAGTTGGAAGCTTTTATGCGGTTAGTAAATTTTTCAGGGAATGTATAACCCAACTCGACTTGTTTCAATCGCAGAAAATTACCGTTGCGCATGTACCAAGTACTGGTTTGGCTATTGTTTCCATTCAATGTATTGCTTAATCTTGGCAATGTGGCGTAGATATCTCTATTGTCCTCAGACCAATAACTATCGGCATAGGCCTGTAAAAGTTGATTCATAAAGATTCTTCCTGAGCTAGATTCGGTTGTATTGTAGTGATAAGCAACGAAAGGTGAAGTTGCTGCTGGATCAATCCAGAACGACTCGTTTGCGGATCCCTGGAAAAAGGCCGATACATCGACTTTTTTGTAGCTTAAAGAGAATCCAAAGCCATAAATAATTTCCGGAACGTTCGGATTTCCTATTGGGACTTTATCCGCTTCATTAATTTTCCCATCTCTATTTACGTCGGTATACTTGATGTCGCCCCCGCCATAAT encodes:
- a CDS encoding DUF4998 domain-containing protein, translating into MKIINQILLGCFGLLAVASCKKMDSTYKEYVVPSGIIYPGKVLSAEVKSGLNEAQLTWNRGSDPKVVKARIYWNYYTDSVDVSMPADQTLIAHTIKNLEENYYTFIIKTFDEAGHVSVPVEVSGAVHGERYKASLLNRRASTKVNIDNTVSLSFDPLNATSDIVKSEIEYSTTANQIKTVTINADVNSIQLDDFKLGTSYKMRTHYMPETAYKAIVSSDETFDVKKLNKLEWKIVGYSSYYNTDTPAKMIDGNPATRWGTLSPHVYPHFFTVDFGVQRTISSVSLWRQTPTNEEGPDEVQFLGSDDNVNFVDLGNYSFNRLSNAEQVYPLSGSRAYRYFMIKQIRGPKNYVVMGEFDVTASF
- a CDS encoding DUF5000 domain-containing lipoprotein — its product is MKNIVRLIILGMLYLSIQSCEEEPRIDFIDTNGGAPAQVTNVVVENTPGGAVLKYKLGKDVNLAYVKAVYEITPGVLKESKSSIYSDTLRLEGFGNTEEKEVKVFSVGRNEKVSEPVLVKVKPLNPPVTLAYDDLSIETAFGGVRVRIKNKLKANLAIVIDADTSGKGVLRPLQTFYTAVDSGAFTVRGLSSKEMKFSVYLRDRWGNKSLAVVKDLTPLFEKFVPKPFASYELPTDQPALSGTYALSNMWDGVASGAIYASRNNTSMPQWFTVDLKIPVVLSRMKAHQRVQNFTYNYSCVKAFELWGSNQPARDGSWDGWQLIGTFKSFKPSGTAVGTLTAEDIAYGYTNGEDFEMQDTPPAFRYVRFKTTETWLLGANQVTISELSFWGEF
- the def gene encoding peptide deformylase; this translates as MRNFIYILFLLLPITASSQDYAQDIASYRKQKDEAYLKNEYGPLKADQLSLLSYYPANKQFITQAKVELLADEPSFRMPTYDGTSNEYKRYALLHFSLFGRNYTLTAYQSIALFQTLTYKDHLFVPFMDESNGNSTYEGGRYLDLSINQIKNNSIEIDFNKAYNPYCAYSNGYRCPQPPKDNILPVLIEAGEKKYKGPKNERKVNISAAKNFSDTEQKLINAADEETLMHVYLISDEKELAVLRKPSEDLKFDDPLIDKLASRMFKTVQDPQHKGVGIAGPQVGINKNVIWVQRFDKTNEPFEFYINPKIIWRSKLIRVGAEGCLSIPDRKEDVKRSYAIRLQYVDRKGNIIEENIEGFTAVIFQHEVDHLYGILYPDRLEEQENKEVVPLNERINFQIEKGTIIP
- a CDS encoding RagB/SusD family nutrient uptake outer membrane protein, coding for MKFHNFCKKWLTVIIVFITITLGSCKRYLDIIPDNIPTLDHAFAMRSEAEKYLYTCYSYMPTDGGMATDPAMLAGDEIWTNDLSGSYRFSHTMFNIANGRQTTVNPAGEALWVNLYKGLRDCNIFLENIVQVKDMTEEEKKEWVAEVKFLKAYYHFYLVRMYGPIPLVKVNLPVDINVADVQISRAPVDSCFQYITELLDEVKDDLQPTITDPIRMMGRITKPIVYSLKAKVLLTAASPLFNGNKDQAALKNNDGLQLFNQTYDPQKWKLAADACKEAIDQCHEAGIKLYEFIPGAATSNISDQMKLQMKLRNAFTERWNSEIVWANTQSIASNLQLWATPNLTTYLDNPNVTYELAVPLKIVDMFYTKNGVPLNEDKTWAPSAVTKVGGLADQRLIRLNYETAESNFDREPRFYASLGFDGGVWYGHGYYNDEVPSGIYFLEGKLGQKNGKKGSFGSITGYYVKKFVHYQSTQANNGGYSTVNYPWPLIRLPHLYLMYAEALNEQVGPTEEVHQNVNIVRERAGLPSIREAWDNFATNKKYTTQSGMRDIIRRETLIETAFEGVRFWDLKRWKTASDELAKPIEGWNVFGQTVTEYYRKQLIYSQKFSMKDYFFPIRDANLLSNKNLVQNLGW